The sequence AAATATTTTCCAATCTTTCGGCAAGAGAAAAATTTTCAGCGGAAAAATCTATACGGTGAGGGTTTTTGAAGATAATGTCCTGGTCAAAAAAGCTCTTGAAACCATTCCAGCGGGTTCCGTTCTCGTTGTGGATGGAGGTGGCTCTAAGAAATGCGCACTCTTGGGGGACAGGCTTGCGGGAATCGCGGTGAACAGGGGACTCTCCGGAATCATTGTCTATGGATGTATTCGGGATTCAGCAGACATCGCACAATTGGATATTGGTGTGCTCGCACTTGGAACTAATCCGCGAAAAAGCCGCAAAGAGGGAAAGGGGGAAACGAACATTCCCGTTTCTTTTGCCGGAGTCGATTGGGAACCAGGTCATTATGTGTATGTGGACGAAGATGGGGTCATTGTGGCAAGTGAAAAGTTGACACTTTGAGATGAGGCCTTAGGGGATCGATGTTTGAGCCCTCTCATGGTATAAGAACCCCCATAAGATCATGTG is a genomic window of Polycladomyces subterraneus containing:
- the rraA gene encoding ribonuclease E activity regulator RraA, whose product is MKTTDLCDQFPDKVHICENIFQSFGKRKIFSGKIYTVRVFEDNVLVKKALETIPAGSVLVVDGGGSKKCALLGDRLAGIAVNRGLSGIIVYGCIRDSADIAQLDIGVLALGTNPRKSRKEGKGETNIPVSFAGVDWEPGHYVYVDEDGVIVASEKLTL